In one window of Leptospira fainei serovar Hurstbridge str. BUT 6 DNA:
- a CDS encoding HAD family hydrolase — MLSSVWDSSVRFGLEKMLSEQPQFACFDFDNTLIRGDLGVATMQYIMTNGLLRADLDEFWEELRDPFLPLETISVWRDLWRAFRMHKDMRSYARLVEEILRLFFTVSEEEGPEAAYRWTRIIYSGMSEEELKKIARYVFVENQKQNRNDFVLADGRSMDCRLRIREPLLELIRKLKERKWEVWIITASPEYCVQVAAQEFGLEPNRVRGMRLKSKQGVLLPEIEEPLTYNDGKVKAIREITSSEIGFAAGDAFTDLSMLLEANRSLLIDHGDIDLRSIGESAGWWIQSAGSIDTEF, encoded by the coding sequence ATGCTTTCATCTGTCTGGGATTCCTCAGTTCGATTCGGATTGGAAAAGATGCTTTCCGAGCAGCCGCAGTTTGCTTGTTTCGATTTTGACAATACTCTGATCCGCGGAGATCTCGGCGTCGCTACGATGCAATATATTATGACGAATGGACTCCTTCGGGCGGATTTAGACGAATTCTGGGAAGAATTGCGAGATCCTTTTCTTCCACTCGAAACGATTTCCGTTTGGCGGGATCTCTGGCGAGCATTCCGCATGCATAAGGATATGCGGAGTTACGCTCGACTGGTCGAGGAGATTTTAAGATTATTTTTTACCGTTTCCGAGGAGGAAGGACCTGAAGCGGCTTACCGATGGACCAGAATCATCTATTCCGGGATGTCGGAGGAGGAGCTTAAAAAAATTGCCAGATATGTGTTCGTCGAGAACCAGAAGCAAAATAGAAACGATTTTGTTTTAGCCGACGGACGTTCTATGGATTGCCGATTACGAATCCGCGAGCCTTTATTAGAATTGATCCGAAAGTTGAAAGAAAGAAAATGGGAAGTGTGGATCATTACCGCTTCTCCAGAATACTGTGTTCAGGTTGCAGCTCAAGAATTCGGATTGGAGCCGAATCGGGTTCGTGGCATGCGTTTAAAATCCAAGCAAGGAGTTCTGCTCCCTGAAATCGAAGAACCATTAACATATAATGACGGCAAAGTTAAAGCGATTCGCGAAATTACCTCTTCCGAAATCGGCTTCGCTGCCGGGGATGCCTTCACCGATCTTAGTATGCTACTCGAAGCAAATCGTAGCTTACTGATCGATCATGGCGACATAGATTTGCGTTCCATCGGGGAATCAGCGGGCTGGTGGATTCAATCCGCCGGTTCCATCGATACCGAGTTTTGA
- a CDS encoding SDR family NAD(P)-dependent oxidoreductase: protein MNSFIKNERTMTPKVALITGGGGAIAEAIAIRLDKLGYDLVLSDISKEKMSTIVSKLSRKPELIVCDQTKASDVESLIGMIQQKYPHIDLLVNNAGYTKVGPVLDMDSSEIERHSMINMISPIRLIHGLVPLMLNRGRGAVVSIVSIGSIVALADSALYSATKFGLRGFLTALHEELRGTGIKVSGIYPAAVDTPMLMHEALHGGSVLNWVNAVKSPDDIAKAVLRGAETGRMEIYVPYSDGLTSRLAAVFPWLIGRLSPILKWIGEKGRRRWLRKKGIQSISKN from the coding sequence GTGAATTCGTTTATTAAAAACGAAAGAACAATGACTCCGAAAGTCGCTTTAATTACCGGAGGAGGGGGCGCGATTGCGGAGGCTATTGCGATTCGATTAGATAAACTCGGATACGACTTGGTTCTTTCAGATATAAGCAAAGAAAAAATGTCTACCATTGTAAGTAAATTATCTAGAAAACCGGAATTGATCGTTTGTGATCAGACAAAAGCTTCCGACGTAGAATCTTTAATCGGGATGATCCAGCAAAAGTATCCTCATATAGACTTATTGGTTAACAATGCAGGATATACAAAAGTAGGTCCGGTTCTCGATATGGATTCATCCGAAATCGAGCGACATTCCATGATTAATATGATTAGTCCTATTCGATTGATACACGGATTGGTCCCATTAATGCTGAATCGAGGTCGCGGAGCCGTTGTGAGCATAGTGTCCATCGGCAGTATAGTAGCGCTTGCCGATTCGGCGTTATATTCCGCCACTAAATTCGGTTTACGAGGATTTCTTACCGCTTTGCATGAGGAACTTCGCGGAACGGGAATCAAAGTATCCGGAATCTATCCTGCTGCAGTGGACACGCCGATGTTAATGCACGAAGCACTTCATGGCGGATCCGTACTTAATTGGGTAAACGCCGTAAAATCGCCGGACGATATTGCGAAAGCAGTCTTACGCGGGGCAGAAACGGGAAGGATGGAAATTTACGTTCCTTACAGCGATGGTTTAACATCTCGATTGGCTGCCGTTTTTCCGTGGCTAATTGGGCGGCTTTCTCCCATTCTAAAATGGATCGGCGAAAAAGGGCGACGTCGTTGGCTTCGCAAGAAAGGAATTCAGTCTATTAGCAAAAATTGA
- a CDS encoding flavin-containing monooxygenase, which yields MKEEGSTVSGSKPMANFSDFICIVGAGPAGISMARSLRSRGIPFHVIEKYKDVGGIWDIENPGSPMYESAHFISSKYLSNYDDFPMPSDYPDYPSNRQILAYHKSFAREYDLYRNIEFNTSVNNIRKNGSRWTVELSNGDLRLYGGIICATGITWSPNIPKLPGSETFQGQILHSVNYKKTSFFKGKRVLIIGAGNSGCDIACDAGANAEQAFISVRRGYHFIPKHVLGQPADVFGDGAHWIPNWFSQWVLGKMLKFLIGDVTKLGLPAPDHRIFETHPIVNDQLLHNLRHGDVIAKGDIERLNGNLVEFKDGTNEKIDLIILATGYNWSIPYMDQYFEWKNGRPTDLYLTLFHRKYENLYALGYMETDGGAYKMFDEMANLIAAYIEAKRNGDKSAQVFEQLIESDHPLLNGGIRYLNSGRHAVYVNQVAYLKYLSKIHGRIGWPKLKPGQFEKLRTNSATKREIQGAIR from the coding sequence ATGAAGGAAGAGGGTAGCACAGTTTCGGGGTCAAAGCCGATGGCTAATTTTTCTGATTTTATTTGTATAGTAGGAGCGGGTCCGGCAGGGATTTCTATGGCGCGTTCTTTGAGATCGCGAGGGATCCCGTTTCATGTAATCGAAAAATACAAAGATGTCGGCGGTATTTGGGATATAGAAAATCCAGGATCTCCGATGTATGAAAGCGCCCATTTTATTTCATCGAAATATCTTTCTAACTACGACGATTTTCCGATGCCTTCCGATTATCCGGATTATCCATCCAATCGCCAGATCCTTGCATACCACAAGTCCTTTGCTAGAGAATACGATTTGTATCGTAATATTGAATTCAACACTTCGGTTAATAATATCCGGAAGAACGGTTCGAGATGGACAGTAGAATTATCAAACGGGGATCTAAGGTTGTACGGTGGAATCATATGCGCCACGGGAATTACCTGGTCTCCGAATATTCCGAAATTACCGGGAAGCGAAACGTTTCAGGGTCAAATATTACATAGCGTGAATTACAAGAAGACGTCCTTCTTCAAAGGAAAACGCGTATTGATTATAGGAGCAGGAAATTCCGGCTGCGATATCGCATGTGATGCGGGCGCAAATGCAGAACAAGCATTTATAAGCGTTAGGAGAGGATACCATTTTATTCCTAAACATGTCTTGGGCCAACCAGCCGACGTATTCGGAGACGGTGCACATTGGATACCTAACTGGTTTTCGCAATGGGTTCTCGGTAAAATGCTGAAATTTTTGATCGGCGATGTTACAAAACTCGGGCTGCCCGCACCGGATCATAGAATTTTCGAAACACATCCTATAGTAAACGATCAACTCTTACATAATTTGCGTCATGGTGATGTGATTGCCAAAGGCGATATTGAACGGTTGAACGGAAATTTAGTCGAGTTCAAAGACGGTACTAACGAAAAGATCGATCTAATCATTCTTGCGACCGGATACAATTGGTCGATCCCTTATATGGACCAATATTTTGAATGGAAGAACGGTCGTCCTACGGATTTGTATTTAACCTTATTTCATCGTAAATATGAGAACTTGTATGCCCTCGGCTATATGGAAACCGACGGGGGAGCTTACAAGATGTTCGATGAGATGGCGAACTTAATTGCCGCATATATTGAAGCGAAACGAAACGGCGATAAATCGGCGCAAGTATTCGAGCAGCTAATCGAATCGGATCATCCTTTGCTGAATGGAGGCATTCGATATTTAAATTCGGGACGGCATGCAGTTTACGTTAACCAAGTCGCTTATTTGAAGTATCTTTCGAAAATACACGGACGTATCGGATGGCCAAAACTGAAGCCCGGCCAATTTGAAAAATTAAGAACGAATTCCGCCACAAAACGGGAAATACAGGGAGCAATCCGGTGA
- a CDS encoding TetR/AcrR family transcriptional regulator → MKPGIRTPVQTRSRERVELILRTARDLIGEKGIDAVSMREIAQASGIQIGSLYQYFPGKNQLLLTIMNDYYDRLYEGTKSILEPVRNVSELEVAAETAFAQFIRFFQEDPALANLWAGARAIPELIIEDIRDTYRNAALFVKITLRCLPGLRESDVQPFALHFAHTIGSVIRFAAEIDPNHSKAVLHESRVILSLRLQALQELSKTRKSNKSRKLKT, encoded by the coding sequence ATGAAACCTGGTATTCGTACGCCGGTACAGACAAGAAGCCGAGAACGAGTTGAACTTATATTACGGACTGCTAGAGATCTAATCGGAGAAAAGGGAATCGACGCGGTTAGTATGAGAGAAATCGCTCAGGCTTCCGGAATTCAGATCGGTTCATTATACCAATACTTTCCGGGCAAGAACCAGCTTTTGCTAACGATCATGAACGACTATTACGATCGTTTGTATGAAGGGACAAAATCCATTTTGGAACCTGTTCGAAATGTTTCAGAATTAGAGGTGGCAGCCGAAACAGCCTTTGCACAATTTATACGCTTTTTTCAAGAGGATCCCGCACTTGCAAATCTATGGGCAGGGGCACGAGCAATTCCTGAATTAATAATTGAGGATATTCGCGACACTTATCGCAATGCCGCGTTGTTTGTTAAGATAACTTTACGTTGCCTGCCTGGATTGCGTGAATCCGATGTTCAACCCTTTGCTCTTCATTTTGCGCACACAATCGGATCCGTTATTCGTTTTGCGGCGGAAATCGATCCCAATCACAGTAAAGCTGTCCTTCACGAGAGCCGCGTAATTTTAAGTCTTCGCTTACAAGCATTGCAAGAACTTTCGAAAACCCGAAAATCGAATAAAAGTCGAAAATTAAAGACTTAG
- a CDS encoding NAD-dependent epimerase/dehydratase family protein: MKKLVVGATGFIGSSIVRELLKDGEAVKVLLMKGRNSSNNFDKLDVDKAYGDIRDGDSIKKALKGCDTMYLAAAYNGHWAPNPNLFYDINVDGTKTALKAALEIGVKKVVYTSSNNAVAASGSLQANEERTFNFWQAKDHYTMSKYIAENEARILAMSGLPIVIVNPTLVIGSNDSKPSPSGRTVIDIMEKKMPGYIDGGLNIIDVEDVARGHILAAKKGKIGARYILGNTNITVHDYLNLIAGIAGVKPPSLKLPFKLALALGHLFEFGASITKRPPLVTVSEVRIAKMMEWYDCSKAVKELGLPQTPIDITIRKTIKWFRENGYTRNDNL, from the coding sequence ATGAAAAAGTTAGTTGTCGGTGCAACGGGATTTATAGGTTCGTCCATCGTAAGAGAACTTCTCAAGGACGGAGAAGCTGTAAAGGTTCTGCTTATGAAAGGTCGCAATAGCTCGAACAATTTCGATAAACTCGATGTTGATAAAGCATACGGCGACATACGAGACGGTGATTCCATAAAAAAGGCGCTTAAAGGCTGCGATACGATGTATTTAGCGGCAGCTTATAACGGACATTGGGCGCCGAATCCTAATTTGTTTTACGATATCAATGTCGATGGTACCAAAACGGCTCTCAAGGCGGCTTTAGAAATCGGAGTCAAAAAGGTCGTATATACGAGCTCCAATAATGCCGTAGCGGCGAGCGGATCTTTGCAAGCTAATGAAGAGAGAACTTTTAATTTCTGGCAAGCTAAAGATCACTACACGATGTCAAAATACATCGCGGAAAACGAGGCAAGGATACTTGCAATGTCCGGGCTTCCGATCGTCATCGTAAACCCCACGCTCGTTATCGGGTCAAACGATAGCAAGCCTTCGCCATCGGGAAGAACGGTCATCGATATTATGGAAAAAAAGATGCCGGGCTATATTGACGGCGGATTGAACATTATCGATGTGGAGGACGTTGCTCGTGGTCATATTCTTGCCGCAAAAAAGGGAAAAATAGGAGCAAGATATATTTTAGGAAATACGAATATAACAGTTCATGATTATTTAAATTTAATTGCCGGCATTGCCGGTGTAAAACCTCCGTCTCTAAAACTTCCATTTAAGCTGGCGCTTGCACTTGGGCATCTCTTCGAGTTCGGCGCTTCGATAACAAAAAGGCCTCCCTTAGTCACAGTTAGCGAAGTAAGAATCGCTAAGATGATGGAATGGTATGATTGCTCTAAAGCCGTGAAGGAACTCGGTTTGCCTCAGACTCCGATCGATATAACGATCAGAAAAACGATAAAATGGTTCAGAGAGAATGGATATACAAGAAATGATAATTTGTAA
- a CDS encoding SpoIIE family protein phosphatase translates to MKAKIKIVARVFQMGLSQFGALVLGPSERFVMKHRVLNGMLLAGSFAMGIGLLSEFFREGFETGGLVGLWISFVFANIFYFLARFKSQFKWLLAPTFIIGAFSIFLQIQYSGGIISANIMLLAPLMIMYMLVLGQKFDWVAILFFVASLLGINYLQEIRPGWFSDYSSARARSEDFLVTGICVLVVTGLMLRTLNRSYEDAINEVSRLKDQQDGDYFLTSLLIRPLAGIRIRSKTIRFNSYIKQKKTFRFKDKAHELGGDICVADQIILRGRPFCVFANGDAMGKSMQGAGGVLVFGTALRALIERTNREEILSKYFPERWLRTALNDLNNVFEGFDGSMSMSLMLGLVDEENGFLYYINAEHPFPIRLRAGRATFLSQEATNFKLGMLREKARIETCWIRPGDIILIGSDGRDDLAIGYDKSETRIINQDHTAILNHVEETSGNLERLGGRLQGAGELTDDLSLLSIAFHPKSVTDEGVKEPDLTEPLQLLEKNNASEALPYLKQIAELYPSNPVVWNLLYHAYLEMQQPREAGRAAENFSNVRPSALQMILNGAVQYAKAGLIEDAIDMAERVYSRRPEVIPVLKLLVRLYKKSKRLQRADEYQVEISRLQKAVSEG, encoded by the coding sequence ATGAAAGCGAAAATTAAAATAGTAGCACGCGTATTTCAGATGGGCTTATCCCAGTTCGGAGCACTTGTTCTCGGACCATCTGAGCGCTTTGTTATGAAGCATCGCGTTCTGAACGGAATGCTTCTGGCAGGAAGCTTTGCAATGGGGATCGGTTTACTGTCCGAATTCTTTCGGGAAGGGTTTGAGACAGGAGGCTTGGTCGGACTTTGGATCTCCTTTGTCTTCGCAAATATATTTTATTTCCTGGCTCGCTTCAAGAGTCAATTTAAATGGCTGCTTGCGCCGACCTTCATCATCGGTGCATTCAGTATATTTCTCCAAATTCAGTACAGCGGAGGTATTATAAGCGCTAACATAATGCTATTAGCCCCCTTAATGATTATGTACATGCTTGTACTTGGACAGAAATTCGATTGGGTCGCCATTCTGTTCTTTGTCGCGTCCCTTTTGGGAATCAATTATCTACAAGAAATACGTCCCGGATGGTTTTCCGACTATTCTAGCGCTCGCGCGCGAAGCGAAGATTTTCTCGTTACCGGAATTTGCGTACTAGTAGTTACAGGGCTCATGTTACGTACTCTGAATCGTTCTTACGAGGATGCTATTAATGAAGTTAGTCGTCTCAAGGACCAACAAGATGGGGATTACTTTTTGACATCACTTCTGATTCGACCGTTGGCAGGTATTCGAATCCGATCGAAAACGATACGATTTAACTCATATATCAAACAGAAAAAAACTTTTAGATTCAAAGATAAGGCTCATGAACTGGGTGGCGATATTTGTGTGGCGGATCAAATCATCTTACGCGGACGCCCCTTTTGCGTATTTGCGAACGGAGATGCGATGGGAAAATCCATGCAGGGAGCCGGAGGAGTTTTAGTTTTCGGGACAGCGTTACGAGCTTTAATCGAAAGAACAAATCGAGAGGAAATTCTTTCGAAATATTTTCCGGAGCGCTGGTTACGAACGGCTCTGAACGATTTGAACAACGTGTTTGAAGGGTTTGACGGCTCAATGTCAATGTCGTTGATGTTGGGACTAGTAGACGAAGAAAACGGATTTCTTTATTACATAAATGCGGAACATCCTTTTCCAATTCGATTGCGTGCGGGGCGTGCAACATTTCTTTCACAAGAAGCCACAAATTTCAAATTGGGAATGCTTCGAGAGAAGGCTCGTATCGAAACCTGTTGGATTCGTCCGGGAGATATTATCCTGATCGGTTCTGACGGACGAGATGATCTTGCCATCGGCTACGACAAATCAGAAACGAGAATTATTAATCAGGATCACACCGCCATCCTGAACCATGTGGAAGAAACGAGCGGGAATCTCGAACGGCTTGGAGGGCGCCTTCAAGGAGCAGGAGAACTTACGGATGATCTATCATTATTGAGCATTGCGTTTCATCCAAAGAGTGTTACGGACGAAGGCGTTAAAGAACCTGATCTTACGGAACCACTCCAACTTTTGGAAAAAAATAATGCTTCGGAAGCGCTGCCTTATTTGAAACAAATCGCCGAACTATATCCGTCCAATCCGGTCGTGTGGAATCTCCTTTACCACGCTTATCTGGAAATGCAACAGCCAAGGGAAGCAGGGCGAGCTGCAGAAAACTTTTCCAACGTTCGACCCTCCGCTCTGCAAATGATTCTTAATGGCGCCGTTCAATATGCTAAAGCCGGCTTGATTGAGGATGCGATTGATATGGCTGAGCGAGTTTATAGCCGAAGACCCGAGGTAATTCCAGTCCTGAAACTATTAGTACGTCTATACAAAAAATCCAAGCGATTGCAAAGGGCGGACGAGTATCAAGTGGAAATTTCGCGGCTGCAAAAAGCTGTATCGGAAGGTTAA
- the hpnA gene encoding hopanoid-associated sugar epimerase produces MKKLVTGAAGFIGSSIVRELLKEGHEVKVMIRKNTNAKGLAGLDIEIAYGDICDGSSMRSALKGCDTLYHTAAFFAHWTPDKKLPYEINVEGTKTSMKAALDAGIEKVIYTSTGNTIGAHGKIPVDETAQFNHWKSGDHYSISKYLGEVEALKFVPMGLPVVVVNPTLVIGVRDVKPTPSGQMIIDVAQGAMPGYIEGGTNLVDVEDVAKGHILAAKKGRVGERYLLGNENLTLSEYFGLIAEVAGVKPPRIKIPYYAALGLGYIFELGAAITRKHPMITASEVRIGKSQEFFDCSKAVRELGLPQTPVREAIRKALTWFRENGYLKR; encoded by the coding sequence ATGAAAAAGCTAGTAACCGGTGCCGCTGGGTTTATCGGTTCTTCCATAGTTCGGGAATTATTGAAGGAAGGTCATGAAGTTAAAGTAATGATCCGGAAGAACACCAATGCCAAGGGTCTTGCAGGTCTCGATATAGAAATTGCTTACGGAGACATCTGTGACGGAAGTTCCATGCGATCCGCTTTGAAAGGTTGCGATACTCTCTATCATACCGCGGCTTTTTTCGCTCATTGGACACCGGATAAGAAATTACCTTACGAAATAAATGTGGAAGGAACCAAGACTTCCATGAAAGCGGCCTTGGATGCAGGGATCGAAAAAGTAATCTACACAAGCACTGGAAATACCATCGGAGCTCACGGTAAAATTCCCGTGGATGAAACCGCTCAGTTTAATCATTGGAAATCGGGCGATCATTATTCCATTTCGAAATACCTGGGCGAAGTTGAAGCTTTAAAGTTTGTTCCGATGGGCTTGCCCGTCGTGGTAGTGAATCCTACCTTAGTAATTGGCGTGAGAGACGTAAAGCCTACGCCCTCGGGCCAGATGATCATCGACGTCGCTCAAGGCGCAATGCCGGGATACATTGAAGGAGGCACAAATCTCGTCGATGTGGAGGATGTCGCAAAGGGCCATATCCTTGCGGCAAAAAAAGGAAGAGTAGGAGAACGGTATCTTCTCGGCAACGAAAATCTGACCTTATCGGAATACTTCGGACTAATTGCGGAGGTTGCCGGAGTAAAACCGCCGCGTATTAAAATTCCATACTATGCTGCCTTGGGATTGGGTTATATCTTCGAGTTAGGCGCTGCAATCACTAGAAAGCATCCGATGATCACCGCGTCCGAAGTGAGAATCGGAAAATCTCAGGAGTTTTTCGATTGCTCAAAGGCGGTTCGTGAACTCGGTCTTCCTCAAACTCCTGTTAGAGAAGCCATTCGAAAAGCGTTAACTTGGTTTAGGGAAAACGGATATTTGAAAAGATAA
- a CDS encoding xylulokinase, translating to MNRKHLSENANLILAVDLGTSGCKSAICTLDGRILSWAFRGVELIILPGNGAEQRPIDWWNAFLESARTALMQPGVDRSKIRGICCSTLGEVTVPVDEYGRELMNAVLWMDMRGAEHIQKHAGGPVAGYSALKLWNWIRLTGGAPSLSGKDPAAHMLLIKNEFPQVYAKTYKFLNALDYLNMKLTGKFVATPDSILTSWVTDNRDSDRVRYDSSLLAASGIDPQKFPEIVRCTDIIGNLLPEVASVLNLPQGTPVVGGSIDTAAASIGSGAVSDGDAHLYIGTSSWIAAHVPCKKTDIISSIASVPCAIPGKYLMTAMQTTAGANLSFLKDRILYHQDELLREEHVSDVYKILDRIAARTPTGSRGLLYMPWLYGERCPVDDLSLRGGMVNLSLGHSREDVIRAFLEGVAINTRWMIKPVEKFLKKSLSTITIVGGGATSDVWCQIFADTMGLTVRQPEEPMQSNARGAAWIAGMGLGLIKISDIPELIRIKAEYKPDEKSRKVMDKMFNRFLQLHKRLAPLYKIWNQDKDSITREKIFASVQEK from the coding sequence ATGAACCGGAAGCATTTATCGGAAAACGCGAATTTAATCTTGGCCGTTGATTTAGGAACATCGGGATGCAAATCGGCAATTTGCACTCTTGATGGACGGATTCTTTCTTGGGCTTTTCGCGGAGTAGAACTGATCATACTACCGGGAAACGGAGCCGAGCAACGGCCTATTGACTGGTGGAATGCCTTCCTAGAAAGCGCTCGAACTGCGTTAATGCAGCCGGGAGTCGATCGCAGCAAGATAAGAGGAATTTGTTGCTCTACTCTGGGAGAAGTGACCGTTCCTGTCGACGAATATGGTCGAGAGTTAATGAATGCAGTCCTCTGGATGGATATGAGAGGGGCGGAGCATATTCAAAAACATGCAGGCGGACCGGTGGCCGGCTACTCCGCTTTAAAACTCTGGAACTGGATCCGACTGACGGGAGGGGCGCCATCATTGTCAGGAAAGGACCCCGCAGCACATATGCTTCTAATAAAAAATGAATTCCCGCAAGTTTACGCAAAAACGTATAAATTCCTAAACGCATTAGATTATCTGAATATGAAACTGACCGGAAAGTTTGTAGCCACTCCGGATTCCATTCTCACCTCTTGGGTAACGGATAATCGAGACTCCGATCGGGTCCGCTATGATTCCAGTTTGCTAGCTGCGAGCGGCATTGATCCGCAAAAATTTCCGGAAATCGTCAGATGCACGGATATAATTGGAAACCTCCTGCCGGAAGTTGCATCCGTTTTAAATCTCCCCCAAGGAACTCCCGTTGTTGGAGGATCCATAGATACCGCCGCCGCTTCCATCGGCTCCGGTGCGGTGTCTGATGGAGATGCTCACCTATATATCGGCACCTCGTCGTGGATTGCCGCTCATGTTCCCTGTAAAAAAACGGATATCATTTCCTCCATTGCGTCCGTACCTTGTGCGATTCCCGGAAAGTATTTGATGACAGCCATGCAGACTACCGCGGGCGCCAATTTAAGTTTTCTCAAAGACAGAATCTTGTATCATCAGGACGAACTGCTCCGAGAAGAACATGTTTCCGATGTATATAAGATTCTGGACCGCATCGCGGCTAGGACCCCCACAGGAAGCAGGGGTCTACTCTACATGCCATGGCTTTACGGAGAAAGATGCCCGGTGGATGATCTATCTCTCAGAGGCGGGATGGTGAATCTATCCTTGGGGCACAGCCGCGAAGACGTCATCCGCGCATTCTTAGAAGGGGTAGCAATCAATACTAGATGGATGATAAAGCCGGTTGAAAAGTTTCTCAAAAAGAGTTTGTCAACCATTACGATCGTTGGCGGCGGAGCTACATCCGATGTTTGGTGCCAAATTTTTGCAGATACTATGGGTCTTACGGTGCGACAGCCGGAGGAGCCAATGCAGTCAAATGCGAGAGGCGCAGCATGGATTGCCGGAATGGGCTTAGGCCTTATAAAGATTTCGGACATACCTGAACTCATTCGAATCAAAGCGGAATATAAGCCTGATGAAAAAAGCCGGAAGGTCATGGACAAAATGTTCAATCGATTCCTGCAATTGCACAAGCGCTTAGCACCTTTGTACAAAATCTGGAATCAAGATAAGGATTCGATAACACGAGAAAAAATATTCGCGTCAGTCCAGGAGAAGTAA